The genomic segment CATTATTGCAGGAGCTGGGGGAGCTGCACACCTTCCAGGGATGGTTGCAGCAAAAACATTGCTACCCGTTATTGGCATACCTGTTCAGTCAAAAGCGTTGAATGGAATGGATTCCTTATTGTCCATTGTTCAAATGCCTGGAGGTGTTCCAGTGGCGACTATGGCGATTGGGAAAGCAGGCGCTGTGAACGCAGGTCTTCTTGCAGCACAGATGTTAGGTGTCCATGACAAAGCTCTAATGAAACGTATTGAAGAGCGCCGTAATAACATGCGTGATGCGGCACTAGAAAGTAGCGGTGACTTACTATGAAAACAATTTTACCTGGACAAACGATAGGGATCATTGGTGGGGGACAGCTTGGTCGGATGATGGGGCTTGCCGCGAAGGAAGCGGGATTCAAAATCGCGGTGCTAGATCCTGTTATGGATTCACCGTGTGGTCAAATTGCTGATATACGGATTGTTGCACCTTACAACGATGAGATTGCACTCGAGGAACTAGGTGAAGTGAGTGACGTCATCACATATGAATTCGAAAACATTGATTATGAGGGATTGAAAAGGCTCACTCAAATCGCACACGTACCGCAGGGCGCAGAACTTGTCCGGATCACACAGAATCGTATCAATGAAAAAGCAGAAATTACAGCATCGGGTGCACCTGTTGCAAACTATGTAGCGGCACAGACGTTTGAAGAGCTAACGTTGAAAATTGGAGAAGTCGGCTACCCTTGTATCGTCAAGACTGCATTCGGTGGTTATGACGGCAAAGGGCAAGTGAAAATCGACTCTGAAAGTGATCTTCACGAAGCGGAATCACTCTTTGTTCATTCGGCATGTATTGCAGAAGCGTTCGTTCCGTTTACAAAAGAAATATCAGTGATCATTCAACGGAATGATAAAGGACAATCTTACTGTCTTCCAGTTGCTGAAAATATTCATAAACACCATATACTGCATGAATCAATCGTTCCAGCACGGGTCAATGAAAAAGTCTTAGCCCAAGCCGAAGATGCAGCGAAGAAAATCGCTGATCATCTCAATCTTGTCGGAACATTGGCGGTTGAAATGTTCGTCTTAGAAAATGATGAAATTATTATTAATGAATTAGCACCACGTCCACATAACTCGGGTCATTATTCAATTGAGGCGTGTAACATTTCGCAGTTCCATCAGCATATCCGTGCTATTTGTGGCTGGCCACTTCGCAAGCCGATATTATGGCAATCTTCGATTATGGTGAATGTGCTCGGCGAACATGTAGCGCCACTGACGAAGATTGTTACGGATTATCCCGATTGGTCAATCCATCTATATGGCAAAGCCGAAGCGAAATTAAAGCGAAAAATGGGACATGTCACAATCATGACGGACAACATTGAAAAGACATTGGAAGACATTAATTCAACGGGAATTTGGTCTGAATAGAGGGGGATACTTATGATAAAGCGATACCCCAGTCCAGAAATGGACGCTGTACGGTTAGAACAAAATAAGTGTTATACGAATTTCAAGCAGCTCCGTCTTGACTGAATAATTGACGGCAGCTTTTCAACATTTCAAAGTTTCAAAAAGAAACTTAATCTAATTCCATTTGGGAGGAAAAAAGACATGACGAAAGTAAACGTATACGTAACACTCCGTGAAAGTGTTGTTGATCCACAAGGGGTAGCAACTAAAGAAGCGCTTCAAACGATGGGTTATAAAGAGGTCGAAAACGTACGCATTGGGAAATTGATTGAGCTAGAATTAGACGAATCAGTTACAAATATCGATGCACGTGTCAAAGAAATGTGCGAAAAGCTTTTAGTCAATAAAGTTATTGAGGACTACCGATATGAAATCGGGGAGGTCGCGGGCAAATGAAGTTCGCTATACTTGTTTTC from the Sporosarcina psychrophila genome contains:
- the purS gene encoding phosphoribosylformylglycinamidine synthase subunit PurS, yielding MTKVNVYVTLRESVVDPQGVATKEALQTMGYKEVENVRIGKLIELELDESVTNIDARVKEMCEKLLVNKVIEDYRYEIGEVAGK
- the purE gene encoding 5-(carboxyamino)imidazole ribonucleotide mutase — encoded protein: MEPKIGVIMGSKSDWETMKHTCDILDELEVPYEKKVVSAHRTPDFMFEYAEQAQDKGLEVIIAGAGGAAHLPGMVAAKTLLPVIGIPVQSKALNGMDSLLSIVQMPGGVPVATMAIGKAGAVNAGLLAAQMLGVHDKALMKRIEERRNNMRDAALESSGDLL
- the purK gene encoding 5-(carboxyamino)imidazole ribonucleotide synthase, with the protein product MKTILPGQTIGIIGGGQLGRMMGLAAKEAGFKIAVLDPVMDSPCGQIADIRIVAPYNDEIALEELGEVSDVITYEFENIDYEGLKRLTQIAHVPQGAELVRITQNRINEKAEITASGAPVANYVAAQTFEELTLKIGEVGYPCIVKTAFGGYDGKGQVKIDSESDLHEAESLFVHSACIAEAFVPFTKEISVIIQRNDKGQSYCLPVAENIHKHHILHESIVPARVNEKVLAQAEDAAKKIADHLNLVGTLAVEMFVLENDEIIINELAPRPHNSGHYSIEACNISQFHQHIRAICGWPLRKPILWQSSIMVNVLGEHVAPLTKIVTDYPDWSIHLYGKAEAKLKRKMGHVTIMTDNIEKTLEDINSTGIWSE